The following is a genomic window from Zerene cesonia ecotype Mississippi chromosome 13, Zerene_cesonia_1.1, whole genome shotgun sequence.
AAAgttcatgggcgttggtgatcgcttaccatctgCGGGTGAACCATCATACCTGCGTGTGTGTAGTGGATTGAAGATACAATAGtcattttcatataacaaaaaattccaTTGCAAAATTTAAGCAACATTCAGCATATTACACCATCGGGGGGACActctgtatttatataaatgcgcCGAGATATGATAAAAGGACCTTGACTAAGAAGTGCCGTCTTTACGCGGTTCACATAAAGCATTGCGGgtcataacattattatagagACAAGAATAATGACATcgcatttttctttattgcgtaTAGTTTGTTATGTTTGGTCATTGATAAGTTCACATTTTAgattagattaaaatattctttgtgGTATTGACGAATATGATGTAGACTATACTATAAGTGTTCAGTTCAGTATCTGTTGCGGTTGTTAATTGAGTCTATTCTATGAGAATTGggttaattaatagaaaactaaaaaaatattagtggCTAgactattaaacaaataaaaaaagaatcataaaaattgcttcacccagtaaaaagttattaggagacaaacacaaaaaaatggaGTTGAATTGAAAACCTCCTCTATTCTTCAAGTCGTATGAACAAATTATAGAACCGATCCATTAATTAGTGATAGGAGAAAGAAACAATCAAATACACTTTCGCTTTTAGTAAGGACAGTCTAGTAAAGATTCTGTGTCCACCCGAATACGTACGATTTTATCCTGTAAAAGAAATCTTCTTAATCATAAATTAGAGAAACAATTCtctttacatatttacaatctTCTTTCTTTTTCAGGATGagattaataacatttcaGACACTTTTCTTAATAGCATTGCGTCAACGtaggtttttatttgttttcagcCACGTTCAATGTAAATTGCATTGGTCTCTTGAGACGAACAAAGCTTGACAGACGTCTTAGAAGCTCTATCTGTGACGGagatttttacaataaagtgtttctATTGCATCGAATTTCTCTGATTCGATTTTTTTCAATcttcaaatatgttttatagatatggaaatatttaagtaattatagtataaaatttaaaataaaaatatttatggaaatatatatttaagtttaatccTATGTATGAAAACGAACGGTCTGTGTGAGACCTCATCTCATCACGAAATCTCAAAAAACCACAATACGTTAGAGGTGTTTTTGCCTTATGTAGTTACAATAGACGTCCGCTAAGAATTTTACAATATGGCTGCATTAAGGGCAACTAGGCATTTCAAAAAgtttaaacttaatatttagcAGAGAGTTACTAGATAGTAAGGCGACTTATTCTTGGAATGGTATTTTCGTTTGATGTGTATTAAATGCGTCTTAGGGCTGTCGCgaaattgtataaaagttatttatcatCTCATTCTACAtacttcaaaattttttaattaatgtaggTATTACTATTCGCCCGCGTCTTTTCCCTAATAGGATGAAGGTGGACCTGTGTTCCATGGCACGGGGGTTGCGAGTACAGGACAAGACAGTTGGGTTCTCTTCGTCTCCCCTGAGGTTTTGGCTGTCCACACAagatgatgataattattacatataattctcTTGTGTCGAGTCTATGAATAAGTCAAAACTATTCTGCGCCATTTTTTCACAAACcactttaacaaaataaaatgaagaaaatattgcTGCTGTtctaagtaatttaattgtcTAATTCCAACAGGcgtttagatttttaaatttatttttatgatcttCCATATAACATATCAAAGAAATGGTGTTAgtgttataagtaaaaaaaacaaaacatctcTATGCCACTCTAGAAATAAACCAAATAGAATTACCGCTAACTATGAATGATACATCATCATTCAGTAAAcgctataatattatgcgTTAATTTTCCTCGTCGGCAAACGCGGGGGATGTTATCCATTTGCTGTAAATATGTGAAAATGAAGAATTTTTTGCCACGTATTATTtgcgattattatttttatttattgctataacAAACGTGAGTTCTGTAActcctaataatattacactGTTAATATTTCGAATCATTAATCTCAATCACCCATCTAAAGCTTTGCTTGTCTTGTAATTCTTTCAAAGCCTCTGATCCAATTTCGGGATTACAGTAGGTACggcgtaaaataataaaatataccttaaACGTTTACTGGAAGTGTGAAACAATACGCGCTGATTCCATAGTCAAGTTATGTTTAAACAAGTTAAACTGTGCTTTAACTGGAGGCAATATTATTGACCTCATTTTCACGAAACAAACAGTTCATGTCGAGCATGCATAATtgaaactttgttttaaaaacaaacgctTTCACAACTTTCGATGttgaaaaactatattaaatttttttgaaaaaacattgtaaataaacaactatGACTGTTAGCTATATCTTCATCTCATTTAGGTGCTACAGCTTACTAATgctttgcattttttttttcataaattactgGTAACAATAGGTACTTGgacaatacatttaaactattactttttttagaattaaagaaaaacaaggaAATACCTAggcatgaaaataaatgtttacttcTATAGAttcctaaatttatttaaataattaaatgaataagtaAAACGTTGTGTTGTGTGTTTCACTATGTTTTTTTAGGAAATGTCGATTGTAACATTATtaggataaaaaatacaattttggtAGGTATTTGAAAATTGCCAGAATACCTACATCTGCTCGAAATTTTACCCTACTTTTATGTGTTagtataatctataaaatgtattgaaaaacaaataagtgagaaattgaataatatttattatgattgtcATGCTGAGATGTATTACGATTTATAGAAACACGGCATTAATCATGCCCGTACTTTAATAAATGGggttttttcatttatcaacGTCAAGATTATATTTTGAGTTGAATAAgatctttaataataagtatcttTGAATAGGTACAGTATTAAGTTGTGCCTTAATTACTTATATGAGTAGCAACACctttcatttttcaattgtaaatAGGTACTTACTTTCATTCCTTCTTACTTTCaagttcaaattatttaataggaTCGTATGCACAAAGATTTGATGCCAATTCATTgacatgcatttttttattatgaaaaacgtAATTTTGATGGCTAGTTGTATCATGTACCTATGTACAATgtcttcataattttaaaaacattctgAAACGATAGTCGCTTAAATcagacaaatatttataaatggaatgttttacattttgatGAGCGGCTTTTCTTGATTTATCGTCCAATACTCAAATAGGCGCATTAATTTTTACAGCCCGTAAATGCCAAATTGGTCCGTAACGTAATTTAAAACCCATCCCCTCGGTATCGTGTTGCGTGAATTTTGTCGGTTTGTGGACATTTCCATTTCTGTTTTACCGTTTTTCCTATGAGAACCGCTATTCtatctaatacataaaaaggTAGTAACTGTgggacaaaataaaaagcagcCGAATAAGCTaggtttattttagttttgtcTTAGTGTGCATCTTATATTTGAGTATGCCATGCCTTCTTCCATGTATGTACAACTTTTTGGGCAAAAAGGGACCCAATTACGATTACGTTGTTCGTCTGTCTGTCAGTTTGTCCGTCCGTCAGGCTATTTTTATGAAGTGTGATAAACAGtggaaattttcagagatcaCATAGATATCTATTTctgttgccgctataacaacaaataataaaataatgtatgaaaagtaaaaaaaatgctagATTAAGAAtcggttggcacggtcataacTTGGATGGTGACCAATTTTTTGCAGttctttagcttatttatatGGAACCCTTAACgtcgcgagtccgactcggATTTAACTGATTTGTGACGacaaaaatagaatagaagaaatatatCGTGAgtgatattaatgtataaacacAATAGATAGGTATCTATACATTAGGGACATTTACGAAAATCTTAAGTATCTAGGTTATACCTAGGTTTAAAATcagtaataaagtttttatgctGTATAAGTATTAAGCCTGGCAACAtacattctatattttattttggaaactGGAACAcctgatttataaaaatggtgccttaacaaaaattgtatacgTTATGTGCAATATCtcttaagaatataaatttgaagataTGAAGCTCCAACAGCCCAGTTACACTATAACATTTATAGACATGAGGTCTCAACAAATATTGTTCAGTCTGATGGGCATTTTCtcttgaattatatttatcgtaGATTTGGAACTCCCGATGTGGATCTCCAAGAGCCCAGCTACACtagaactaaatataataaataaaaattatattcaaactcACAAATAATTTCTgcgttttcttatttaatttcaactaGGAACTAGGGTACCTTGTTAAAGTATTCTTATTTCTAAGCGATGATATGTATATGCGGCCCTGTGTATAGACAGAGCCGACGAAGGGTTGATTAAttgattacatatatattttattttagttctaGAAGTCCACAGCCAGCGCCACAAAAGGAGTCCTGAAAACGCAGCGCCTTAAACAATATTGCcagtacaaaaatttaattaaaatttcctcAGAGAAGGGAAAAATAGATGCGTAAGGGCTTATTGAAAATACTTCTTCCTTACTTACTTGTGTTGagcataaatgtttattaatttattttacgcaagagtatcttaaataattaagagattaattattactattatatttaaatcttttcagTAGGAAGCTGATGACATAAAAGATGCGCCTGCTCAGACTGAATAAGTTCATCGAATTTTTGGTATTGGggcaaataaaaaacgatCCTTTAACTTTGTTTGAATCAGTATGATGAACGAAGTTTTGTAGACatgaattatatacaaatgttCATTCTCCTGTGGGACTTGTTTCATGGCATAGTCACTATACGCCTCATTCTACATTAAATTGAGACGTGTGTGTCTGTCAATGGgtaaatggaataaaattttatttttcctccTCTCTTAATTAATGACTCGACCCAATAAAAGGGACTCCGACATCGTTCGGTATAATTTGTGGGATAGACAGGActcaaatttaaatctaacTGGAATAAACTTATACTAGTTTAACTTATTAGTCTGCGGGACAGATCaagaataactttttttattatggctatcagtacatattttttacttatctGCGGTGGCTATGTCaatcatagattatacacttatatactggtaATGTCAATTGTCATTTGTATCATACATTGCGATTTGCAAATCGATTGTGTGTTGACAAAAATTTGTCTATTATTCATAATCAAAACATTAAAGTCCTTTCGAATCgaattaagaattataaataggaataCAATCACAGCTGCAAAAATGAGTATGAGACCGGATGATCACCGTAGAAAATGGGATAAGGATGAGTTCGAGAAAATTGCTGTTGAGAGGCTACAAGCAGAATTGGAGGAAGAAGAACGTTCAAAGAAAAAGGGTACGATTATGCTTTAACCATGTgacatcaatatttttttattattgaccaaacattaaaactatctttattattatagctcCACCTGTAAAACGAGAACTTCTTAAGCAACGTGATTATAAAGTAGACTTAGATTCAAAATTAGGAAAAAGTGtcgtaataacaaaaaatacaccTACCTCACAAACTGGTGGATATTACTGCAATGTATGCGACTGTGTTGTCAAGGACTCTATTAACTTTCTTGATCACATTAATGGCAAGAAACATCAAAGAAATCTTGGGATGTCCATGAAAATTGAACGAAGCTCATTGGATCAGGTATATTTCATATCTTTGCTGTTTGTTatgagaatttaaaaattacttgtattatttttttgggtATTATATACCATGTACGGGAGATATGTAGtaggtaaaaagaaaaaaaaataacaccacCGCAATATAAAACTCAGAgagttatattttactaattgtTTAGGACCTTATGTGGGTTCATTGATACagaaattagtattttcttctTGCCTGTATCCTTTATGCTTGGTAATGGCATACCTTAAACTAAGTCTGTATGcgattttaagtaattttctCATCAACAACTCAAACATGTTCCCACTGATGTGACACAAGCCTCTTaagagggttcaggccatattCTCCACACTCGCTACATGTGGATTGCCAGAGGTCACATCTTGTTTAACTTTTGATTTTGGACATACTGGTTTcctcataatattttcttcaccgttttgagcagtggtgttattattcatatgcAAAGATAAATTGAGTCTGAGGGTCCTCTACTACACTGGGCCACGACTACcactaataaatatgtataacaatgtatatttaagtatattttcaaaacatcTATTAGTTTGCAATAGaatatttgtaagtataattaatattaagtggTTTTACTTAGCTGAAttagtacatatattaatgGCTTAGTTAATTccctatgtttattttaataaatcaaaaaatatgtatttgaaatatatttatgtttatgtttcaGTTAAATAACTGTTACTTTATCAACTAtccaatgttaaaaataacatttcaggTGAAAGCAAGGTTCGCCCTAAACAAACGTAAATTAGaagaaaagaagaaagaatACGAATTGGATACTCGACTAAAAGAAGCTGCTGAAGAAGAGGCCAGGTTGAAGGAACTCCGACGTGAACGTCGCCGAGACAAAAAACGTAAACTACAGGAAGACGATGACAGTGAAGATGCACCTGCTCAGTCTGAATTAGCTCAGATCATGGGATTTTCTGGTTTCGGCGCAACAAAAAAATGATCccataattaagtttatttgaatagGCTGTATTCAGTaggatgaataaattttttttctttggctatattttactgtatgtgtatgtgtatgtgttctATATTATCCTACATTAATCTGATAGAAACCTAGGTGAATTGCTtagatttttaagaaaaatctgtatcaatattgaaattcatttttccgatgaaaagtaaaaagtattatgttatctgtggtagaaGGTAAATCCCGAACGTCGGTCAGGGTGCTAGTTGCGTGTCGACGAAGCCTCGAGGGGCTCcagttgtatgtatgttatgaaaataactaCACCTAACCAAACCCATCGTATTATCCCATTTCACAATTTAATGGTTGGGTTATAATTTACCGAAaagaaattcattaaattgtaaGCCGTATGCTaccgataataatttaattgtgacAGGTTTAAAATGCACGTTAAATTGGTTGATGTTTTGTTACATATTCTGTTGAATTTTC
Proteins encoded in this region:
- the LOC119831452 gene encoding zinc finger matrin-type protein 2; its protein translation is MSIVICIIHCDLQIDCVLTKICLLFIIKTLKSFRIELRIINRNTITAAKMSMRPDDHRRKWDKDEFEKIAVERLQAELEEEERSKKKAPPVKRELLKQRDYKVDLDSKLGKSVVITKNTPTSQTGGYYCNVCDCVVKDSINFLDHINGKKHQRNLGMSMKIERSSLDQVKARFALNKRKLEEKKKEYELDTRLKEAAEEEARLKELRRERRRDKKRKLQEDDDSEDAPAQSELAQIMGFSGFGATKK